DNA sequence from the Uloborus diversus isolate 005 chromosome 1, Udiv.v.3.1, whole genome shotgun sequence genome:
ACGAAAATTCAGTCAATTACTGAGTTTCCGTTTTATTTTTAGTGCATTACCTTTGATTAAAGTTTGCAAAGCTAAAAGTTAACGTTTGTAGaaattacattgtttttttattacatgACATCGGTTAAtatcatttaattatttcttgaaaacctACTTACTTTTTCAGACTTCATCAGTGAGTCTTGTTCACATTTTGCTgtctgtaaaagaaaattttagaaattacttTTTAAGTGCCATACACTGGGGTTGGACATGGAAAAACTTTCGTTAAATGATACCCTAGACTGGCGGTTTCCAGCCTTTTTTTCTTCGTGAACACCTTCCAaaatctgaattcaaaattttcttaggCAATTATAGAAATGGCTCTAAAACGGGCGAACCCCTTGTGAATAATAAGTAgcaagcaaaaaaacaaaaacgaatcAAGCACACAATAAAAtttgcgagatttttttttagtattattgcTCAATTGATAATGACAAAACAAACacataattacaaaatataaaagCACAAATGTTTCTACAAACTAAACTAATATTtagaaaatgaattcaaaacaaattcaacaaaGAACTAGCCCAGTGATTATTATTCATTGCTATTCAGTCAACTTTGACAAAAATCTTCATGGGAGCATGACTCAAATATCTGCCAGTTTTACATTAAGTTCAGCAGTTAATTTGCTTTTGTATTTATCCTTTTTCAGATGgaaaagttgtccaaaatggtaataaaatttaaaaagtatttttctgacacaaggcATGTCTATAACAGACATAAGAGGTGTCTAAATCAAATGTCTCTGAGTAAATCTAGTGTGATCAATACGAAGACGGGCTATAACAACTTGTTCTCATCTGGTGATCTTTGATGACTTAAAACCTTTCGTCAAGGGCTGGATggaataagaaacaaatgaataaacGACGAATAACAAACACTCAACAAGCATGTTAAAATTACTTCATTATAATATTATTCCCGCGAACTCCTTTTATACATCTCGTGAATTCCCAGAGGTTCGCGAACCACTGTTTCGGAACCGATGTAGATAGATGGATGGATAGATATTACCTTCAATaattcttcatcatcagtttcGCAAATATACTGTATCGCAGTCTCAAGTTTATACTCTTCCCAATCCGGATGACACTCAAGCGTAACATCTGTATGCTGAAATTAAATTACAGAAAAGGCTTAAATTTATTCCTCAATTAGCTagatgtgaagaaaaaagctttttcgctaaaaaaaaaaaagttcttacaaTCTCTACTCACCATTGAATCTTCGTAAACTTTTATACATTCAACCAAATAGTCTTTTATTTCTGCCATATTTTCAtctaaattcgaaaaaaaaatcaatgtattaAAATTCACTTacagagggggaaaaaaacgaaactACCAAAAAACTTTCAGTAAAGTTTAACATAAATTACTCCAGTAAGAATGCCATAATGAGCGTGTTGTTAATCAAGGAAGAATTTTATGTTGTGACGTGGTTCAGCTGAAAATGTGTCTCATCGAGTCGTATAACATGTTTTCAGTCATCCACTTCACGGGCGTCGTTAGCACGGGGGACAGGGGGGACACGTCCCCCTCAATATTTTGAACTCTTCAAaagtccccctcaatatttgagaaTAATAAATGCGCAAACAAACTCATTTgtgattaaagaaaagaaaaagattttgaacCAAAATAGAGCTGCTGATCTACCACGAAAACGAACAGAAAATGACACCCCCTGTCCAGCAAAAACTGCCTTATCTCCGCTTCACCATTCCTGTATTTCTGGGGGACAATGAAGCGTTTTATATATTTCACCTTTTAGTCAGACAACAGGattcaatattattttcaatgcaGCTTGGTCACGGAGAGATGGTGGCAAAACTGGAAAAGGAAACCAACCACttcgttttgtaaaaggaaggaTCAGCGAGATCGCACGAGTAGTAAAATCTTAACTGCTTGCGCTTTCTCACTAATgctatctgttaaaaaaaaaggagaatacTGTTTCCCCTTCCAGTTCATCTGccatctcttcgtggtcaagccGCATGCTCTTCATTTACTGTACAACCATCATCATGTTCAGACGATTCATAGTAAGAATTCCAACCTACTATAattggggcaaacttaacctggtgAAAAGTAGAGGATAAGAAGGTCCGACTTCTTGGTATTACCGCTCTGCCAAGTTAGATTCGCGTCAACTGAAGTTGATATCCTTTTGGATTACTGTATGTATAGTTTTTCACGGCTAATCGCTAAACTTAGTAAATCAATTTCTCCCTTAAGAGCTGAATCGTGAAACCTTCTTTTATTGCTCTTCTAGATCGTTTCCCAGTGATTTCGCTGACATTCATTTCAGGACTATGAAGTCCACATCCAGAAtcctttccttcaaaattaatGTTTACCATGTCTATCTTCATTTATTAAACGATTCCCCTGTAGTACGGTTCTGATGTTGAACtatgacaatgtttacctctttttgaGAAGTTAAGTAAAAAGGGAACGCGTTATTGACGTGGATTTCAGTTGGAGTGCTTTCGCAAAACTACAACGAAATTAATCCAACTCAACTCAAACCAATTATCCTTCCCAAAATGAGGTAAAAGTTGTCAAGGACATAGCTCAACTCTTCAGAGCTGCCCTA
Encoded proteins:
- the LOC129226155 gene encoding uncharacterized protein LOC129226155, translated to MKLFPVLIVVAVVLGQVISSEEDEEMEETLKFLKNIYCNENMAEIKDYLVECIKVYEDSMHTDVTLECHPDWEEYKLETAIQYICETDDEELLKTAKCEQDSLMKSEKKEEILAAAELTMACFKKKMDAMEEQGSNSK